A window of Rhodothermales bacterium contains these coding sequences:
- the truA gene encoding tRNA pseudouridine(38-40) synthase TruA: MPTYRLDIEYDGTDWSGWQIQPDRPTIQEAIERALRTAVRLEDLSITGSGRTDAGVHASGQVAHFSTEAVLDPVRLKASLNGLVPRSIAIRGVCHVADDFHARFQARWRRYRYRISVEPIALERSFVWYVRPEPDFTAMNSAAALFIGQHDFSSFCRTKSETTNRRCHVYEASWSAGPYPGRWDFVVRADRFLHGMVRSMVGTLLDIGHHKHEPTVIPHILDATDRTLAGPAAPAHGLVLEAVGYEP, translated from the coding sequence ATGCCGACCTACCGGCTGGACATAGAATACGATGGTACGGATTGGAGCGGTTGGCAGATCCAACCGGATCGTCCGACCATCCAGGAAGCCATTGAACGCGCATTGCGGACGGCCGTTCGATTGGAAGACCTGTCCATCACGGGTTCCGGACGCACCGATGCGGGCGTCCACGCATCGGGCCAGGTAGCCCACTTTTCAACAGAGGCCGTGTTGGATCCGGTACGACTGAAGGCGAGCCTGAACGGCCTCGTCCCCCGCAGCATTGCCATCCGTGGGGTGTGCCATGTCGCGGACGACTTCCACGCCCGTTTCCAGGCACGCTGGCGACGCTATCGTTACCGCATTTCCGTTGAACCCATCGCGCTGGAACGCTCCTTCGTCTGGTATGTACGGCCTGAACCGGACTTCACCGCCATGAATTCCGCCGCCGCCCTGTTCATCGGACAGCACGATTTCTCTTCATTCTGTCGCACGAAATCGGAAACCACCAACCGCCGATGTCACGTATATGAGGCGTCCTGGTCGGCCGGACCGTATCCTGGCCGCTGGGATTTCGTCGTGCGGGCGGATCGGTTCCTGCATGGCATGGTCCGCTCCATGGTCGGCACCCTTCTCGACATCGGGCACCACAAACACGAACCAACCGTTATCCCTCATATCCTTGATGCCACGGACCGGACCCTCGCGGGTCCCGCGGCCCCGGCCCATGGCCTGGTCCTGGAAGCCGTGGGCTACGAACCATGA
- a CDS encoding RecQ family ATP-dependent DNA helicase: MWQKTWWMRSGGGREQAQALLRHYWHYDAFRPGQWEVIAPAVHGRDVLALLATGSGKSICYQMAGLLRGGCTLVISPLVALMADQVAGLVGRGIPAFALAGQVSPLLYRTILSFARRSEPFFVFLAPERLPSKAFRRLLRHLDVRLLVVDEAHCVSEWGLTFRPSYRRIGPFRTELGSLKGEQPKIIPLMALTATATPAVQRDMIRGLGLGKRVKGGLGLGKRPGRGRLFRWTGSCDRSNLTFSVFHVADPMHRLLDILEAVPGPAIVYDSTRVGVERWADRLERAGVSATHYHGGLRTGQKERHQADWMRARCRVMVATNAFGMGIDRPDVRLVVHVGLPESLAAYFQEAGGGGGGGPPPPPPGGVL; encoded by the coding sequence ATGTGGCAGAAGACGTGGTGGATGCGCTCCGGCGGTGGCCGTGAGCAAGCACAGGCATTGCTGCGCCACTATTGGCACTACGATGCGTTCCGTCCGGGCCAGTGGGAGGTGATTGCTCCGGCTGTCCACGGGCGCGATGTGCTGGCCCTGTTGGCTACGGGGTCCGGGAAGTCCATCTGTTACCAGATGGCGGGGCTGCTGCGAGGGGGGTGTACGCTCGTGATATCCCCGTTGGTTGCGCTCATGGCCGACCAGGTCGCCGGACTGGTCGGCAGGGGCATTCCGGCGTTCGCGCTCGCCGGGCAGGTCTCTCCGTTGCTGTACCGGACCATCCTGTCCTTCGCGCGGCGGTCGGAGCCATTCTTCGTCTTCCTGGCGCCGGAACGCCTTCCTTCGAAAGCGTTCCGGCGCCTCCTGCGACACCTGGATGTCCGGCTGCTCGTGGTGGACGAGGCGCACTGCGTGAGCGAGTGGGGGCTCACCTTCCGGCCGTCGTACCGCCGGATCGGTCCGTTCCGGACGGAGCTGGGGAGTTTGAAGGGTGAACAGCCCAAAATCATCCCCCTCATGGCCCTCACGGCGACGGCTACACCGGCCGTCCAGCGCGACATGATCCGGGGCTTGGGGTTGGGAAAGAGGGTGAAAGGAGGGCTGGGGTTGGGAAAGAGGCCTGGCAGGGGGCGGCTCTTCCGGTGGACAGGGAGCTGCGACCGGTCGAACCTGACGTTCTCGGTGTTCCATGTGGCCGACCCCATGCATCGACTGCTTGACATCCTGGAGGCGGTCCCGGGGCCAGCCATTGTGTACGACAGCACGCGGGTGGGCGTTGAACGATGGGCGGATCGGCTGGAACGGGCCGGTGTTTCAGCCACACACTACCATGGAGGCCTGCGGACCGGGCAGAAGGAGCGCCACCAAGCGGATTGGATGCGGGCCCGATGCCGTGTCATGGTGGCCACGAATGCCTTCGGCATGGGTATAGACCGACCGGACGTCCGATTGGTCGTCCATGTCGGCCTTCCGGAATCGTTGGCGGCCTACTTCCAGGAGGCGGGGGGGGGGGGGGGGGGGGGGCCCCCCCCCCCCCCCCCAGGGGGGGTGTTGTAG
- a CDS encoding shikimate kinase, whose product MSEFSVHVRRKRIYMTGFMGSGKSAVSPHVAQLLGYDSMDLDRMIMETEGMSIPAIFDVLGEQAFRDAEQQALQATSGLEGVVVSLGGGTIMNPRNLAFCKEQGVLVGLRAPVDVLCRRLARRAGTRPLLLDAHGRMLTGPALRERVVSLLATRSPVYEQADILVDTGDRRAKDVAEDVVDALRRWP is encoded by the coding sequence ATGTCGGAATTTAGCGTTCACGTGCGTCGGAAACGGATCTACATGACCGGTTTCATGGGATCCGGCAAATCGGCCGTGTCGCCGCATGTTGCACAATTGCTGGGGTATGACTCCATGGATCTGGACAGGATGATCATGGAGACCGAGGGCATGTCCATTCCGGCCATCTTCGATGTGCTTGGTGAGCAGGCTTTCCGGGATGCGGAGCAGCAGGCCCTGCAGGCGACCTCCGGCTTGGAGGGCGTGGTGGTGTCGCTCGGCGGTGGGACCATCATGAATCCCCGGAATCTCGCCTTCTGCAAGGAGCAAGGGGTCCTGGTGGGCCTGCGCGCGCCCGTGGATGTACTCTGCCGACGATTGGCACGCAGGGCCGGAACGCGTCCGCTGCTGTTGGATGCACACGGCCGGATGTTGACGGGTCCCGCGTTGCGGGAGCGCGTGGTATCCCTGCTGGCCACACGATCTCCGGTCTACGAACAAGCGGATATTCTGGTGGATACTGGGGACCGGCGTGCAAAGGATGTGGCAGAAGACGTGGTGGATGCGCTCCGGCGGTGGCCGTGA